One segment of Glaciihabitans arcticus DNA contains the following:
- a CDS encoding AAA family ATPase, with protein sequence MSDDLLAGLAAAVRALPDDVALRLHYAEQLLLAGHPTDAIEQSTVVLDKHAGHPDATALVQRAAASLGAPPAAPAPAAAPNTAPDLDSIDWDQHEREIQSPIKPPFVLMGADESGLVVTENDDVDPEMRVTRETMTLADVGGLEPVKKRINEAFLEPMRHPEIAKAFGKSLRGGLLLYGPPGCGKTFVARAIAGELNAHFISVTISDILDKFLGESEANMHNVFERARELAPAVLFFDEVDAVGGKRSSSMQSGGMRNVVNQMLMEMDGIGSENDGLFVLAATNHPWDVDAALLRPGRFDRMVLVLPPDEPAREAILKVHLKGRPVEGIDLRELVAKTDGYSGADLQHVCSTAGEKAMMASIAAGEVRPINMDDLRSALVDVKPSIGSWLQSARNVAAYGNASGQYDDLVDFLKSKKLL encoded by the coding sequence GTGAGCGACGACCTTCTCGCCGGGCTGGCTGCCGCCGTCCGAGCGCTTCCGGACGACGTCGCCCTGCGCCTGCACTACGCCGAACAGCTGCTGCTCGCGGGACACCCAACCGACGCGATCGAGCAGTCGACCGTGGTGCTCGACAAACATGCGGGGCATCCGGACGCCACAGCGCTCGTGCAACGCGCGGCAGCATCCCTCGGCGCACCGCCAGCGGCGCCGGCCCCCGCGGCCGCCCCCAACACCGCTCCCGATCTCGACTCCATCGACTGGGACCAGCACGAGCGAGAGATCCAGTCTCCGATCAAGCCGCCGTTCGTGCTGATGGGCGCGGACGAATCCGGCCTCGTGGTGACCGAGAACGACGACGTTGATCCCGAGATGCGGGTGACCAGGGAGACGATGACGCTCGCCGACGTGGGCGGGCTCGAGCCGGTGAAGAAGCGCATCAACGAAGCCTTCCTGGAGCCGATGCGTCATCCCGAGATCGCGAAGGCTTTTGGCAAGTCGCTGCGGGGCGGCCTGCTGTTATACGGCCCTCCCGGCTGCGGCAAGACCTTCGTCGCCCGGGCGATCGCCGGTGAACTGAACGCGCACTTCATCTCGGTGACGATCAGCGACATCCTCGACAAGTTCCTCGGCGAGAGCGAGGCGAACATGCACAACGTGTTCGAGCGCGCCCGCGAACTCGCCCCCGCCGTGTTGTTCTTCGACGAGGTGGACGCGGTGGGCGGCAAGCGATCCTCGTCGATGCAGTCAGGCGGCATGCGCAATGTCGTCAACCAGATGCTGATGGAGATGGACGGCATCGGGTCAGAGAACGACGGACTGTTCGTGCTGGCCGCGACCAACCACCCGTGGGATGTCGACGCCGCACTGCTGCGTCCGGGTCGCTTCGACCGTATGGTGCTGGTGCTACCGCCCGACGAACCGGCGCGCGAGGCGATCCTCAAAGTGCACCTCAAGGGACGGCCGGTCGAGGGCATCGACCTGCGCGAGCTGGTTGCGAAGACCGACGGGTACTCGGGCGCCGACCTGCAGCACGTCTGCTCGACGGCGGGGGAGAAGGCCATGATGGCGTCGATCGCGGCCGGCGAGGTGCGCCCGATCAACATGGACGACCTGCGCTCCGCCCTCGTCGACGTGAAGCCCTCAATTGGCAGCTGGCTTCAGAGCGCGCGCAACGTGGCCGCCTACGGCAACGCGAGCGGCCAGTACGACGACCTCGTCGACTTCCTCAAGTCGAAGAAGCTGCTCTAG
- a CDS encoding Imm61 family immunity protein: protein MNQDILAAIGAPAGFTLSDLNDGLVLANRGGEVRYYVRNSSAGFEVTRAERSEDERFGMATAHEEHVHRYLTIELGSSIRFGPELAPIWLPHMPDDLAPGFALEVEGPRATLSANGVVHGTFSHDPHMAPAVEFSWVAALPVDGLLQSFLDEKGEPFLARWLVEA from the coding sequence GTGAACCAGGACATACTCGCGGCCATCGGCGCTCCGGCGGGATTCACGCTGTCGGATCTGAACGACGGCCTCGTGCTGGCGAATCGCGGCGGCGAGGTGCGCTACTACGTTCGTAACTCCAGTGCCGGGTTCGAGGTGACACGGGCGGAACGCAGCGAGGACGAGAGATTCGGGATGGCGACGGCCCATGAGGAGCACGTCCACCGCTATCTGACTATCGAGCTCGGCAGCAGCATTCGATTCGGGCCCGAACTCGCACCCATCTGGCTGCCGCACATGCCTGACGATCTCGCGCCGGGATTCGCCCTCGAGGTCGAGGGCCCACGAGCCACCTTGAGCGCGAACGGTGTCGTTCACGGAACCTTCTCCCACGACCCCCACATGGCGCCGGCGGTCGAGTTCTCGTGGGTCGCGGCCCTGCCGGTCGATGGCCTCCTGCAGTCGTTCCTCGACGAAAAAGGCGAGCCGTTTCTGGCCCGCTGGCTCGTCGAGGCTTGA
- a CDS encoding SseB family protein, with protein sequence MSDRESVIERSRSGEATTGDLLAAFLAATVFAPTSVDPSLGAGSFTPLTVTVGNSTALPVFTSLDVLAGFEIAPHVVARLAEHVASVRAKRQ encoded by the coding sequence CTGTCTGATCGCGAGTCGGTAATCGAGCGGTCACGGTCGGGCGAAGCCACGACGGGTGATCTTCTCGCTGCCTTTCTCGCCGCGACCGTATTCGCCCCGACGTCGGTCGACCCGAGCCTCGGCGCCGGCTCTTTCACGCCGCTCACCGTGACCGTGGGGAACTCGACGGCCCTCCCGGTGTTCACCTCGCTCGACGTTCTCGCCGGTTTCGAGATCGCGCCGCACGTCGTCGCTCGCCTCGCCGAGCACGTCGCGTCGGTGCGCGCCAAGAGACAGTAG
- a CDS encoding SseB family protein: protein MSDAVTDGGASPFEDALLAGQRGEASSTDVLGAFLDAVVIVPSGPAYDETKGPFEPLIVSNGTDSFMVVFSTVKQVSKFGAPAGSTPYLASMPAIDVVKRLAPGAGIVVNPGSDVGFEILPTLLDSIRAAA from the coding sequence ATGTCAGATGCAGTAACCGACGGCGGGGCAAGCCCGTTCGAAGACGCCCTCCTCGCCGGCCAGCGCGGGGAAGCCAGTAGCACCGATGTGCTCGGAGCCTTCCTCGACGCCGTGGTCATCGTGCCCAGTGGGCCCGCCTACGACGAAACGAAGGGACCGTTCGAGCCGCTCATCGTCTCCAACGGAACCGACTCGTTTATGGTCGTTTTCAGCACCGTCAAGCAGGTCAGCAAGTTCGGTGCCCCTGCCGGATCCACTCCCTACCTCGCGTCGATGCCTGCCATCGACGTGGTGAAGCGACTGGCGCCCGGTGCGGGCATCGTGGTGAACCCCGGATCCGATGTAGGTTTCGAGATTCTGCCCACACTGCTCGACAGCATTCGCGCAGCTGCCTGA
- a CDS encoding WXG100 family type VII secretion target codes for MSEQQADIDDLKRLVDTMQSLTEHCEALKQGAAGFAYMLPAQWQGPAMGAFLAFFETWSAGASGLAEGAASLHTQADSVHKAYSATVTELDSAWTTFEGSLG; via the coding sequence GTGAGCGAGCAGCAGGCAGACATCGACGACCTCAAGCGTCTCGTCGACACCATGCAGAGCCTCACCGAGCACTGCGAGGCCCTCAAGCAGGGCGCCGCAGGATTCGCGTACATGCTCCCCGCCCAGTGGCAGGGTCCGGCGATGGGTGCGTTCCTCGCATTCTTCGAGACCTGGAGCGCCGGCGCCAGCGGTCTGGCCGAGGGTGCAGCATCGCTGCACACGCAGGCGGACAGCGTGCACAAGGCCTACAGCGCGACGGTCACCGAGCTCGACAGCGCGTGGACAACATTTGAGGGGTCGTTGGGCTAA
- a CDS encoding WXG100 family type VII secretion target produces the protein MSTEFRVSTNTLGDVARLLQSAVALFDTRLADTNGVVASIAGGSWQGEDADLFTENYRAWEGNAMALRLVLDNLSHTLLAAERTYEATESGLDSGFDSVTAGMSGPSASKAQQTSNDKSAEFVSAEPIAMQSTGATP, from the coding sequence ATGAGTACCGAATTTCGCGTATCGACGAACACGCTCGGCGACGTAGCTCGACTGCTGCAGTCCGCGGTGGCCCTGTTCGACACGCGCCTCGCTGATACCAACGGGGTCGTAGCTAGCATCGCCGGCGGCAGCTGGCAGGGCGAGGATGCCGATCTCTTCACGGAGAACTACCGTGCGTGGGAAGGTAACGCCATGGCGCTGCGTCTTGTGCTCGACAACCTCTCGCACACGCTGCTTGCGGCCGAACGCACCTACGAGGCGACCGAGAGCGGGCTCGACTCGGGCTTCGACTCCGTCACGGCCGGAATGAGCGGCCCCTCGGCAAGCAAGGCCCAGCAGACGTCCAACGACAAGAGCGCAGAGTTCGTCAGTGCCGAGCCCATCGCCATGCAGTCGACGGGAGCCACACCGTGA
- a CDS encoding WXG100 family type VII secretion target — translation MAQISVTSDSISGVANQLSSGAQSIESQLQNLKSLVDGLVGGEWSGDASLSFQELYSQWDQAGLQLKEALEGVSGILSQAAMSYEESENAISGTFRG, via the coding sequence ATGGCCCAGATCAGCGTCACATCAGATTCCATCAGCGGCGTCGCCAACCAGCTGTCCTCGGGCGCACAGTCCATCGAGTCGCAGCTGCAGAACCTCAAGTCGCTCGTGGACGGACTCGTCGGTGGCGAGTGGTCGGGTGACGCATCGCTCAGCTTCCAGGAGCTGTACAGCCAGTGGGACCAGGCCGGCCTCCAGCTCAAGGAAGCCCTCGAAGGCGTCAGCGGAATCCTGTCGCAGGCCGCCATGTCGTACGAAGAGTCGGAGAACGCTATCTCCGGTACCTTCCGCGGCTAA
- a CDS encoding FHA domain-containing protein produces the protein MAAKCAHCGEALRPHSMFCLSCGQLVAQSAPPSSPPFSDTNTSSPVPKVAAFVPPVVQAPPAPPVGPGHQPVQVAERRESQFAIQASSGETFTVKGQALVGRRPESASEQEGIPGFPLDDDTRSVSRVHVHLNAIDGRLWVTDRGSGNGTQIERRGVRIDCPTGTPVAAGAGDRVWLGEVSLYVMITVG, from the coding sequence ATGGCTGCGAAGTGCGCACACTGTGGCGAAGCTCTGCGCCCGCACAGCATGTTCTGCCTCAGCTGCGGCCAGCTGGTAGCGCAGTCTGCACCGCCCTCGAGCCCGCCGTTCAGTGACACCAACACGAGCTCGCCTGTTCCCAAGGTCGCCGCCTTTGTCCCGCCCGTCGTGCAGGCGCCACCCGCGCCGCCCGTCGGCCCCGGGCACCAGCCCGTGCAGGTCGCGGAGCGCCGTGAGTCGCAGTTCGCGATCCAGGCGTCGAGTGGCGAGACCTTCACGGTGAAAGGTCAGGCTCTCGTCGGGCGTCGCCCCGAGTCGGCCTCCGAGCAGGAAGGCATTCCGGGCTTCCCGCTCGACGACGACACCCGCTCCGTCTCTCGCGTGCACGTGCACCTGAACGCGATCGACGGTCGACTGTGGGTCACCGATCGCGGGTCGGGAAACGGAACCCAGATCGAGCGTCGCGGAGTGCGCATCGACTGCCCGACCGGAACGCCGGTCGCCGCGGGCGCCGGAGACCGGGTCTGGCTCGGCGAGGTATCGCTGTACGTGATGATTACCGTCGGCTGA
- a CDS encoding FtsK/SpoIIIE domain-containing protein, translating to MNVRLSIARGGSGSAGAKSWLLDVTEDTSVAELAESIGVAPELIAPGDEPSVSLGDARIFSGSVLPSSGARPIASGSPRLEVIGGPFSGEAFALRPGQSLTIGGSGSMDLCIADPHIASHHATLTLAASEIPGGAGPLRASLELPSPDASVWVNGEEVKEPRAIVPADILQIGSSLFRIGIEPYSEADISPDEVGMRGFNRPSRIALAKKAPAVVLPGDRPEEDDKTPLPWLSALIPVVLGVTMAFVFQRPVMLIMAAASPIMVVGTFMTNRARAKKKGIRTFDTWVRDLGNARDRIAQFVREQRLDAWYRSPDPVVIADIATRPLSRLWERRKIDADSLQLRFGVSEVDLDVRFEGGGQSDRVLSRRVGVSPTPVAADLASGVLGIAGPEDVTRSTTRAMVASLATLRSPRDTQIVVLCDDADAPYWEWVQWLPHAQAGKSVVALIGNTDDTRRERLRELTAIVTARMRAAAERGIAGFDSHIVVVLDGARRYRTLPGMVQLLEMGAQAGVYFIAIDSDRSRLPEEAKTVIQVDDDDPSLAHFESASVYYPSVLLDGISVPTAEGIARSLCSIKHIGGAGDEAMLPTSVRFVSLLGIDLDDPKKVVEKWEAVPRRTNVVVGAGLEGEYAVDIATDGPHALIAGTTGSGKSEFLQALIVSLALSNRPDALNFVLIDYKGASAFDDFEGLPHRVGTVTNLDARETERALVSLDAELKRRESVLRIDEFKVKDVDAAWDKNPELAAKSGLARLMIVIDEFAELKAEHPEFINGLVRIARVGRSLGVHLILATQRPSGSVTPEMQSNINLRVALRVTDRSDSTDVLGSAEASLISVATPGRGYVRAGVGGAPVGFQTARVAGIRPGAQRTRKVLPRKVPMEWSGVGFMPRFPNADGPQSARLDQDDTDLRALVSLIADAAKLMNIPRNPSPWLVPLPNVLPVSRIEDSDASETAIVIGLEDVPDEQRQRPLLWDLATDSHLLFIGGAQSGRTTVLRTLLGQVVSRQSPADAHLYIIDYGNGGLLPLGVTPHAGAVVTQLEHARLPRLLGRIIEELARRQTVLSAAAVGTIAEQRRTAASPEAKLPYIVVALDGWERVMSSLSPDDLPGFRDQVMRILREGPAVGVRFVITADRGVVGEKIAGFIDTQYVLPLRDPGDYRSAGIMIREVPENMAPGRLMFGPAGREAQVAVIGRDPSAEAQAVTLKVIADSVRDHYRANPMSVSLARPFRVDVLPTNVALSKVHELPLASGCTAEFPTMGVGGDELSRYTIGWPDAGGFAVIGDRGSGKSTTLASLGHQLQWSQTPMAIVAARESALTEWAAASSIPRLSSAQTTAAELEAALAPLGTGRITLLIDDLESLAGSPLELAIMQSKARFVFCVSLGFETASKQFSGPFGEVRKHQQGVLLSPTAAMFGQQVFNLRIPRYMLGRSAPGSGVLFHQGDWTQVQVPDPSQ from the coding sequence ATGAACGTCAGGCTCAGCATTGCGCGCGGTGGTTCGGGTTCCGCCGGCGCGAAGTCCTGGCTCCTCGACGTCACCGAGGACACCTCGGTCGCCGAGCTCGCCGAGAGCATCGGCGTCGCGCCCGAACTTATCGCTCCGGGGGATGAACCGAGCGTCTCGCTCGGCGACGCCCGCATCTTCAGCGGCTCGGTGCTGCCATCCAGCGGAGCCCGTCCGATCGCGTCGGGGTCTCCCCGACTCGAGGTCATCGGCGGACCGTTCTCGGGCGAGGCCTTTGCGCTGCGCCCCGGGCAGTCGCTCACCATCGGCGGCTCCGGCTCGATGGACCTCTGCATCGCCGACCCGCACATCGCGAGCCACCACGCGACCCTGACCCTCGCCGCGAGCGAGATTCCCGGGGGAGCGGGCCCGCTGCGCGCATCCCTCGAACTGCCGAGCCCCGACGCGTCCGTCTGGGTGAACGGCGAGGAGGTCAAGGAGCCGCGGGCGATCGTTCCGGCCGACATCCTGCAGATCGGCAGCTCGCTGTTCCGCATCGGCATCGAGCCGTACTCCGAGGCCGACATCTCGCCCGACGAGGTCGGCATGCGCGGCTTCAACCGCCCCTCCCGCATCGCGCTCGCGAAGAAGGCGCCGGCCGTTGTGCTGCCCGGCGACCGCCCCGAAGAGGACGACAAGACGCCGCTGCCCTGGCTCTCCGCGCTGATCCCCGTCGTGCTCGGCGTGACCATGGCGTTCGTGTTCCAGCGTCCCGTGATGCTGATCATGGCCGCGGCCTCGCCGATCATGGTCGTCGGAACGTTTATGACGAACCGCGCCCGCGCCAAGAAGAAGGGCATCCGCACCTTCGACACCTGGGTGCGCGACCTCGGCAACGCCCGCGACCGCATCGCCCAGTTCGTGCGCGAGCAGCGCCTCGACGCCTGGTACCGCTCGCCCGACCCCGTCGTCATCGCCGACATCGCGACCCGCCCCCTCTCGCGCCTGTGGGAGCGCCGCAAGATCGATGCCGACTCGCTCCAGCTTCGCTTCGGGGTCAGCGAGGTCGACCTCGATGTGCGCTTCGAGGGCGGCGGCCAATCGGATCGCGTGCTGTCACGCCGCGTGGGAGTGTCGCCGACGCCGGTTGCCGCGGACCTCGCATCCGGTGTCCTGGGCATCGCCGGGCCGGAGGACGTGACCCGCTCGACGACTCGCGCCATGGTCGCCTCGCTCGCCACCCTGCGCTCGCCGCGCGACACTCAGATCGTCGTTCTGTGCGACGACGCCGACGCGCCCTATTGGGAGTGGGTGCAGTGGCTGCCGCACGCCCAAGCGGGCAAGAGCGTCGTCGCCCTGATCGGCAACACCGATGACACCCGCCGCGAACGCCTGCGCGAACTCACCGCCATCGTCACGGCCCGCATGCGTGCCGCGGCCGAACGCGGCATCGCGGGCTTCGACAGCCACATCGTCGTGGTTCTGGATGGCGCCCGCCGTTACCGCACGCTCCCGGGAATGGTGCAGCTGCTCGAGATGGGCGCCCAGGCCGGCGTCTACTTCATCGCGATCGACTCGGACCGCTCGCGCCTTCCGGAAGAGGCGAAGACCGTTATCCAAGTCGATGATGACGACCCGTCGCTCGCGCACTTCGAGTCGGCCTCGGTCTATTACCCGTCCGTGCTGCTCGACGGCATCTCGGTGCCGACGGCGGAGGGCATCGCCCGCAGCCTGTGCTCGATCAAGCACATCGGCGGCGCGGGCGACGAGGCCATGCTGCCAACCAGCGTGCGCTTTGTGAGCCTGCTCGGCATCGACCTCGACGACCCGAAGAAGGTCGTCGAGAAGTGGGAGGCCGTGCCGCGTCGCACGAACGTGGTCGTGGGCGCTGGCCTCGAGGGCGAGTACGCCGTCGACATCGCGACCGACGGACCGCACGCGCTCATCGCGGGAACAACCGGTTCCGGTAAGTCCGAGTTCCTGCAGGCGCTCATCGTCTCGCTCGCGCTCTCCAACCGGCCCGACGCCCTCAACTTCGTGCTCATCGACTACAAGGGCGCCTCGGCGTTCGATGATTTCGAGGGGCTGCCGCACCGCGTCGGTACCGTCACCAACCTCGACGCGCGCGAGACCGAGCGAGCCCTCGTCTCGCTCGACGCCGAACTCAAGCGCCGCGAGTCGGTGTTGCGCATCGACGAGTTCAAGGTCAAGGACGTCGACGCCGCCTGGGACAAGAACCCCGAGCTCGCCGCGAAGTCGGGTCTCGCCCGCCTGATGATCGTGATCGACGAGTTCGCCGAGCTGAAGGCCGAGCACCCCGAGTTCATCAACGGCCTGGTGCGCATCGCCCGCGTCGGCCGTTCGCTCGGTGTGCACCTGATCCTTGCGACGCAGCGACCCTCGGGCAGCGTCACGCCCGAGATGCAGTCCAACATCAACCTGCGCGTCGCCCTGCGCGTGACCGACCGCTCCGACTCGACCGACGTGCTCGGTTCGGCCGAGGCCTCGCTCATCAGCGTCGCGACCCCGGGTCGCGGCTACGTGCGCGCGGGTGTCGGCGGGGCTCCCGTCGGCTTCCAGACCGCTCGTGTGGCGGGCATCCGCCCGGGCGCCCAGCGCACCCGCAAGGTGCTGCCGCGCAAGGTCCCGATGGAGTGGAGCGGCGTCGGCTTTATGCCGCGCTTCCCGAACGCCGACGGGCCGCAGAGCGCTCGCCTCGACCAGGATGACACCGATCTGCGCGCCCTCGTGTCGTTGATTGCGGATGCCGCGAAGCTCATGAACATCCCGCGCAACCCGTCCCCGTGGCTCGTGCCGCTGCCCAACGTGCTGCCGGTATCCCGCATCGAGGACTCGGACGCGAGCGAGACCGCCATCGTCATCGGCCTCGAGGACGTGCCCGACGAGCAGCGCCAGCGACCCCTGCTGTGGGATCTCGCCACCGACTCGCACCTGCTCTTCATCGGTGGTGCCCAGTCCGGCCGCACGACGGTGCTGCGCACCCTGCTCGGCCAGGTCGTCTCGCGCCAGTCGCCCGCCGACGCACACCTCTACATCATCGATTACGGCAACGGCGGACTGCTCCCGCTCGGCGTCACCCCGCACGCGGGTGCGGTGGTGACCCAGCTCGAGCATGCCCGCCTGCCGCGCCTGCTCGGCCGCATCATCGAGGAGCTCGCGCGCCGCCAGACCGTGCTCTCCGCGGCCGCCGTCGGCACGATCGCCGAACAGCGCCGAACCGCAGCCTCGCCCGAAGCTAAGCTGCCGTACATCGTGGTCGCGCTCGACGGGTGGGAACGCGTCATGTCATCCCTCTCGCCTGATGACCTGCCCGGCTTCCGCGACCAGGTGATGCGCATCCTGCGCGAAGGCCCCGCCGTGGGTGTGCGCTTCGTCATCACCGCCGACCGCGGTGTGGTCGGCGAGAAGATCGCCGGCTTCATCGACACCCAGTACGTGCTGCCGCTGCGCGATCCGGGGGATTACCGCTCCGCGGGAATCATGATCCGCGAAGTGCCCGAGAACATGGCACCCGGCCGCCTGATGTTCGGTCCGGCCGGACGCGAGGCGCAGGTCGCCGTGATCGGCCGCGACCCCTCCGCCGAGGCTCAGGCCGTGACGCTCAAGGTCATCGCCGACAGTGTGCGCGACCACTACCGCGCCAACCCGATGTCGGTCTCGCTGGCACGCCCGTTCCGCGTGGACGTGCTGCCGACGAACGTCGCGCTCTCCAAGGTGCACGAGCTGCCCCTTGCCTCGGGATGCACCGCCGAGTTCCCCACCATGGGTGTCGGCGGCGACGAGCTCTCCCGCTACACGATCGGCTGGCCCGACGCGGGCGGCTTCGCGGTCATCGGCGACCGTGGAAGCGGAAAGTCGACGACGCTGGCATCGCTCGGCCACCAGCTGCAGTGGTCGCAGACCCCCATGGCGATTGTCGCTGCACGCGAGTCCGCGCTGACAGAGTGGGCGGCAGCGTCATCCATACCCCGCCTGTCTTCTGCGCAGACCACGGCGGCCGAGCTGGAAGCTGCTCTCGCGCCGCTCGGCACCGGGCGCATCACCCTGCTCATCGACGACCTCGAGTCTCTTGCCGGATCTCCGCTCGAACTCGCGATCATGCAGTCGAAGGCCAGATTCGTCTTCTGCGTGAGCCTCGGCTTCGAGACGGCGTCGAAACAGTTCTCCGGGCCCTTCGGTGAAGTGCGCAAACACCAGCAGGGCGTGTTGCTCTCACCGACCGCTGCGATGTTCGGACAGCAGGTATTCAACCTGCGGATTCCTCGTTACATGCTGGGTCGTTCGGCCCCGGGTTCGGGAGTGCTGTTCCACCAGGGCGACTGGACGCAGGTGCAGGTGCCCGACCCGAGCCAATAA
- a CDS encoding Ig-like domain-containing protein yields the protein MRPARAAAALLLASAVLIPLGFGSAFAAGEEGEEEEKPPVNPVEVAIPYEAEFEAGMAGGWTIANCKALSTPAPEIGFTCEADKMTFTADEYDPKFEEVVFPVQLRNGGQRLTVNYRVSMAPPLIPAVPELVYAYPFPSGSRILLPLSDLNIACEGCAEDGPKLEILEMLPADVADAWATRTHIEIATKPGYTGTIALAVRATDPFKQKSQIVPLTVNVYAAGETSLTALHVVVHSNELTEPIDLAELVNDSAGEPVTFLGCGLAVLGTAVCDREGLATFTPAADSTSADQFSFHVLSAAGEQATGSVTVIPSDLEADWPAGILPSSAANKKATVIPVRPVVEEEDAVAAGLFAPLKTVLDRVTGRADTKGKS from the coding sequence ATGAGACCCGCGAGAGCCGCAGCCGCCCTGCTGCTCGCCAGCGCCGTGCTCATCCCCCTCGGATTCGGCAGCGCGTTCGCCGCCGGCGAGGAGGGCGAGGAGGAAGAGAAGCCTCCGGTCAACCCCGTCGAGGTCGCGATTCCCTACGAGGCCGAGTTCGAGGCCGGTATGGCCGGCGGCTGGACGATCGCCAACTGTAAAGCGCTCAGCACTCCCGCGCCGGAGATCGGTTTCACCTGCGAGGCGGACAAGATGACGTTCACCGCGGACGAGTACGACCCGAAGTTCGAAGAGGTCGTGTTCCCCGTGCAGCTGCGCAATGGCGGCCAGCGGCTCACCGTCAACTACCGCGTCTCGATGGCGCCGCCGCTCATCCCGGCCGTGCCCGAGCTGGTCTACGCGTACCCCTTCCCGAGCGGTTCGCGCATCCTTCTGCCGCTGTCCGACCTGAACATCGCCTGCGAGGGCTGTGCAGAGGATGGCCCGAAACTCGAGATCCTCGAGATGCTCCCCGCCGACGTGGCCGACGCCTGGGCCACCCGTACCCACATCGAGATCGCGACGAAGCCCGGGTACACGGGAACCATCGCGCTCGCCGTGCGCGCAACCGACCCCTTCAAGCAGAAGTCACAGATCGTGCCGCTCACCGTCAACGTGTACGCGGCCGGCGAGACTTCGCTCACCGCGCTACACGTGGTGGTGCACTCGAACGAGCTGACCGAGCCGATCGACCTCGCCGAGCTCGTCAACGACTCCGCGGGAGAACCCGTCACCTTCCTCGGCTGCGGCCTGGCCGTGCTCGGCACGGCGGTCTGCGACCGTGAGGGGCTCGCCACGTTCACGCCGGCAGCCGACTCCACGAGCGCCGATCAGTTCTCGTTCCACGTGCTCTCGGCCGCCGGGGAGCAGGCCACCGGCAGCGTGACCGTCATCCCGAGCGATCTCGAAGCGGACTGGCCGGCAGGTATTCTGCCTTCAAGCGCTGCGAACAAGAAGGCAACTGTAATTCCGGTGCGGCCCGTCGTCGAAGAAGAGGACGCGGTAGCCGCAGGACTTTTCGCACCACTGAAGACCGTGCTCGACCGGGTAACCGGCAGGGCCGACACCAAGGGGAAATCATGA
- a CDS encoding DUF1697 domain-containing protein, translating into MTRRAFLLRAVNVGGTAKLPTAELRALAEELGARDVATYIASGNLLATAPAGFEKKLESAIEEKYGFFRDITSRTQAELEAALAAHPFEVDNPKYSYVTFLKEEPAQTAINKAQTFATGDDEWAVLGRDMHIRYANGAGTPSMKIDPIMRAIGTPGTGRNLTTVQKLIDLLAAAGE; encoded by the coding sequence ATGACCAGGCGCGCTTTCCTCCTCCGAGCGGTGAACGTGGGCGGCACCGCGAAGCTGCCGACGGCCGAGCTGCGGGCGCTCGCCGAAGAGCTCGGTGCTCGGGATGTCGCGACCTACATCGCCAGCGGCAACCTCCTGGCCACGGCTCCCGCAGGCTTCGAGAAGAAGCTCGAATCCGCGATCGAGGAGAAGTACGGGTTCTTCCGGGATATCACCTCGCGGACGCAAGCCGAGCTGGAGGCGGCGCTCGCCGCGCATCCCTTCGAGGTCGACAACCCGAAGTATTCCTACGTGACCTTCTTGAAGGAAGAGCCTGCACAGACTGCCATCAACAAGGCGCAGACTTTCGCGACGGGCGACGATGAGTGGGCCGTGCTCGGCCGGGACATGCACATCCGCTACGCGAACGGCGCGGGCACCCCGAGCATGAAGATCGACCCGATCATGCGCGCGATCGGCACACCGGGCACCGGCCGCAACCTCACGACCGTGCAGAAGCTGATCGACCTGCTAGCCGCAGCTGGCGAGTGA